The proteins below come from a single Chitinophaga pinensis DSM 2588 genomic window:
- a CDS encoding cell division protein FtsQ/DivIB, with amino-acid sequence MQTKTRKVLRRIGTTLLWMGVLAGFVILLVSAVNDKNDGKCTGIVVKLQGEDDANFFVEEKDIKALVAADKTKNPVGKAIKDINTASLEQIVSRDPWVKKAEIFIDNQRRLNIKVTQREPLARVFTTSGNSFYFDRDGDRIPVSTRYAARVPVFTDFPTDAAKLASADSMVAAGIMALGSFIQEDPFWSAQIEQITITPGREFELIPKLGDHVIAFGDGTDVEKKFSKLLAFYKEGLNKVGWNNYARINVAYDNEVVCTRRTGEELSKKLATEDSARIARLSDSSDGYLIHRDDEKHTETTTSVKAPARVVTARPSLSKPKVQKETASDKKKAPKAVYKPVKKSVNTTKNNRTP; translated from the coding sequence ATGCAGACAAAGACCCGTAAGGTATTAAGACGAATCGGTACTACCCTCCTCTGGATGGGTGTGCTGGCCGGTTTTGTCATCTTGCTGGTATCCGCAGTGAATGACAAAAATGACGGCAAGTGCACCGGCATCGTGGTGAAACTCCAGGGAGAAGATGACGCAAACTTCTTTGTAGAAGAAAAAGATATCAAAGCACTGGTAGCTGCCGATAAGACTAAAAACCCTGTCGGAAAAGCCATCAAGGATATCAACACCGCCAGCCTGGAACAGATCGTGTCACGCGATCCATGGGTAAAAAAAGCGGAGATATTCATAGACAATCAGCGCAGGCTGAATATCAAAGTAACACAGCGGGAACCGCTGGCACGTGTATTCACGACAAGCGGTAACAGCTTTTACTTTGACAGGGACGGAGACCGTATACCGGTATCCACCCGCTACGCCGCCCGCGTACCGGTGTTCACAGACTTCCCTACTGATGCTGCAAAACTTGCATCTGCAGACAGCATGGTAGCAGCAGGGATCATGGCACTCGGCAGCTTTATTCAGGAAGATCCGTTCTGGTCTGCTCAGATAGAACAGATAACGATCACTCCGGGGCGTGAGTTTGAACTAATCCCAAAACTGGGCGATCACGTAATCGCATTCGGAGACGGGACCGACGTGGAAAAGAAGTTCAGCAAACTGCTGGCGTTCTATAAAGAAGGACTGAATAAAGTAGGCTGGAACAATTACGCCAGGATTAATGTTGCTTATGACAATGAGGTAGTATGTACAAGAAGAACAGGAGAAGAGTTGTCGAAAAAGCTGGCAACAGAAGACAGTGCACGTATTGCCAGACTAAGTGATTCTTCCGACGGATATCTGATACACCGCGATGACGAAAAGCACACGGAAACAACAACAAGTGTGAAAGCGCCGGCCAGAGTAGTAACAGCAAGGCCATCGCTTTCAAAACCGAAAGTACAAAAGGAAACGGCGTCAGATAAAAAGAAGGCTCCGAAGGCTGTGTATAAACCGGTTAAAAAATCTGTCAACACAACAAAAAACAATAGAACGCCATGA
- the ftsA gene encoding cell division protein FtsA produces the protein MNQEAPIIVGLDIGTTKIAAIAGRKNEYGKLEILGFGKAPSFGVQHGMVLNIDQTIKAIRQALENCYASNPNLEINEVYVGIAGHHIKSLQTRGDIVRSDTDAEISQKDIDQLINDQYKTVIPASDQIIDVIPQQYIVDSLQNITYPIGMSGVKVGANFHIITGDKNAIRNINRSVEKSGLKIHDLVLQPLASAAAVMCDMDFEAGVAIVDIGGGTTDLAVFYEGILKHTAVIPYGGENITNDIKNGLGVLKTQAEQMKVQFGYALADEAKSNAYITIPGLRGQSPKEISVKNLAHIIQARMSEIMDFVVYHLKQIGMDNKMLNGGIILTGGGSQLKHLIQLTEYTTGVSARIGYPNEHLASGHIDELTKPMYATCVGLILKGYNDYENDRRALEENYVKINTSYVAKEQAAKTVNLPEESWEDDEPTVEQIQERKARERNASLKTFLDRMKTKIIDMFTEEEDAKL, from the coding sequence ATGAATCAGGAAGCTCCCATCATTGTAGGTCTCGATATTGGCACTACAAAGATTGCTGCCATAGCAGGAAGAAAGAATGAATACGGGAAACTGGAAATCCTGGGATTCGGTAAAGCCCCGTCTTTCGGAGTACAGCACGGTATGGTGCTGAATATCGATCAGACGATCAAGGCGATCCGTCAAGCACTCGAAAATTGCTACGCTTCTAATCCGAATCTCGAAATCAATGAAGTATACGTTGGTATCGCAGGTCATCATATAAAAAGTTTGCAGACACGCGGCGACATCGTTCGTAGCGACACGGATGCAGAAATTTCGCAAAAAGACATTGATCAGCTGATCAATGACCAGTATAAAACGGTGATCCCTGCCAGTGATCAGATCATTGACGTGATTCCGCAACAGTATATCGTGGATAGCCTCCAGAACATCACCTACCCTATCGGTATGTCAGGTGTGAAGGTCGGCGCTAACTTCCACATCATCACCGGCGATAAAAATGCTATCCGTAATATCAATCGTAGCGTGGAGAAATCCGGTCTGAAAATACATGACCTCGTACTGCAGCCACTGGCATCCGCAGCAGCTGTTATGTGTGACATGGACTTCGAAGCAGGTGTAGCAATCGTAGATATCGGTGGTGGTACGACAGACCTCGCCGTGTTCTATGAAGGTATACTGAAACACACAGCCGTGATCCCATACGGTGGTGAAAACATCACCAACGATATCAAAAACGGTCTGGGTGTACTGAAAACACAGGCAGAACAAATGAAGGTGCAGTTCGGCTACGCACTGGCTGATGAAGCTAAGAGCAACGCCTACATCACCATTCCTGGTCTGCGTGGCCAGAGCCCGAAAGAGATCTCTGTAAAGAACCTGGCCCACATCATACAGGCACGTATGAGTGAGATCATGGACTTCGTGGTGTACCATCTGAAACAGATCGGTATGGATAATAAAATGCTGAATGGCGGTATTATCCTGACCGGTGGTGGTTCTCAGCTGAAACACCTCATACAGTTAACAGAATATACTACCGGTGTAAGCGCACGTATCGGCTACCCGAACGAACACCTGGCAAGCGGTCATATCGACGAACTGACCAAGCCCATGTACGCTACCTGCGTAGGTCTCATACTCAAAGGTTACAATGACTATGAGAACGATCGCAGAGCACTGGAAGAAAACTATGTAAAGATCAACACCAGCTACGTGGCGAAAGAACAGGCAGCTAAAACTGTCAACCTTCCGGAAGAAAGCTGGGAAGACGATGAACCTACTGTTGAGCAGATTCAGGAGAGAAAAGCAAGAGAACGGAATGCTTCGCTGAAAACATTCCTGGACAGGATGAAGACAAAGATCATAGACATGTTCACGGAAGAAGAAGATGCGAAACTTTAA
- the murC gene encoding UDP-N-acetylmuramate--L-alanine ligase — protein sequence MDLNKIKRIYFIGIGGIGMSAIARFFNEKGMQVSGYDRTETALTRQLAEEGMQIHYTDDVQLADQQADLIVYTPAIPASHTELIWFREKGFEVVKRSDVLQEITKELYAITVGGTHGKTTTSTLIAHILRHTGYGCNAFLGGISANYDRNFWSSDKQVAVIEADEYDRSFLKLHPDVAVLTAIDADHLDIYGTEEEVQEAFIQYTRNIKAKGTLVAKQGLHRAAELKGDNHIWYHLEDNKADIYAANIRPDEGGYRFDVIQHNWTLTDIYLPIGGTHNIENTVAAIAVAHLLGIADEKIKAAIADFKGIKRRFEYLVKNDYQIYIDDYAHHPEELRALISSARALFPDRKCVVLFQPHLYTRTRDFATGFAESLSLADEVLLLPIYPARELPIEGVHSEMIAKMITKPVQVIRKEDVLSWVKANSAPLFITAGAGDIDQFREPVEEVLNGKGIVENEEVKKKA from the coding sequence ATGGATCTGAACAAAATAAAACGCATCTACTTCATTGGCATAGGAGGCATCGGCATGAGCGCTATTGCACGCTTCTTTAATGAGAAGGGTATGCAGGTAAGCGGTTATGACCGTACCGAAACGGCGCTCACACGCCAGCTGGCAGAAGAAGGCATGCAGATCCACTATACAGATGATGTACAGCTGGCCGACCAGCAGGCTGACCTGATCGTGTACACACCCGCTATACCTGCTTCGCATACAGAACTGATCTGGTTCCGTGAGAAAGGCTTCGAAGTAGTAAAACGTAGCGACGTATTACAGGAGATCACCAAAGAATTATACGCGATCACCGTTGGAGGTACACATGGTAAAACTACCACCTCTACCCTGATCGCTCATATACTCAGACACACCGGTTACGGCTGTAACGCTTTCCTCGGAGGTATCAGCGCCAACTATGACCGTAACTTCTGGAGCAGCGACAAACAGGTAGCTGTAATAGAAGCCGACGAATATGACCGTTCATTCCTGAAGCTGCATCCCGATGTGGCAGTACTGACTGCCATTGACGCAGATCACCTGGATATTTACGGTACAGAAGAAGAAGTACAGGAAGCATTTATACAGTATACCCGCAACATCAAAGCAAAAGGCACACTGGTGGCAAAGCAGGGACTACACCGCGCAGCAGAACTGAAAGGGGACAATCACATATGGTATCACCTGGAAGACAACAAAGCTGACATATATGCAGCCAATATACGCCCGGATGAAGGTGGATACAGATTTGATGTAATACAGCACAACTGGACACTGACAGACATCTACCTTCCGATCGGCGGTACACACAACATCGAGAATACAGTAGCAGCAATTGCAGTAGCACACCTGTTAGGTATTGCAGATGAAAAGATCAAAGCAGCAATCGCTGACTTCAAAGGCATCAAACGTCGCTTTGAATACCTGGTGAAAAATGATTACCAGATATACATCGACGATTATGCACATCACCCGGAAGAACTGCGCGCACTTATTAGCAGTGCTCGTGCGTTATTCCCTGACAGAAAATGTGTCGTGCTGTTTCAGCCTCACCTGTACACACGCACACGCGACTTTGCAACAGGGTTTGCAGAGAGCCTGTCACTGGCGGATGAAGTACTGCTGCTGCCAATCTATCCCGCACGTGAACTGCCTATAGAAGGTGTACACAGCGAGATGATTGCAAAGATGATCACAAAACCCGTTCAGGTAATCCGGAAAGAAGACGTGCTCTCCTGGGTAAAAGCGAACAGCGCACCACTATTTATCACAGCAGGCGCCGGAGACATCGATCAGTTCCGCGAGCCCGTTGAAGAAGTGCTGAACGGAAAAGGCATCGTAGAAAACGAAGAAGTAAAAAAGAAAGCTTAA